A window of Pirellula sp. SH-Sr6A contains these coding sequences:
- a CDS encoding sulfatase: MRRLDRQGCGWASRCCALVLAMVGSFLGSEDSTGAESESAKPNILWFIVDDMSANYSCYGERSIETPHVDRLAEEGTLFRNAFITAPVCSPCRSALITGMYQTSIGAHHHRSGRGERKIHLPEGVTPLPVLFQQAGYYTCIGSGLDGASDPPTAKRKALGKTDYNFEHDLSMYDASDWRNRQPEQPFFMQVQLAGGKLRGGTDASATRFAEQAAKEFGRSVDPQSVELPPYYPRDPVLLRDWAAYLDSVRMTDLHVGKVIERLKREGIYENTWIAFMTDHGISHARGKQFLYNEGTHVPLVIRGPGVAAGKIREDLVEHIDLAATSLRVAGIGLHASMQGEDLLSESYEPKDAVFAARDRCDETVERIRSVRTDRYLYIRNYHPERPHLQPNAYKDGKSIVKTLRRLHEAKELSALSERLLFSPTRPAEELYAWREDPWQLTNLAGDSRYRSELEGHRARLDRWIVETGDRGAESEQMYDSDMAVYVGKGNPVVEENIRLMKQWRAEGK, translated from the coding sequence ATGCGCAGGTTAGATCGTCAAGGGTGCGGATGGGCGTCGCGATGCTGCGCGCTTGTGCTGGCGATGGTGGGAAGTTTTCTTGGGTCTGAGGATTCCACAGGGGCTGAGTCGGAGTCTGCGAAGCCGAACATCCTTTGGTTCATCGTCGACGACATGTCCGCGAACTACTCTTGTTATGGCGAGCGGTCGATCGAGACACCCCATGTGGATCGATTGGCCGAGGAGGGGACGCTCTTTCGCAACGCGTTCATCACGGCTCCGGTTTGTTCCCCTTGTCGCTCTGCGTTGATCACCGGCATGTACCAGACGAGCATCGGGGCGCATCATCACCGAAGTGGGCGAGGGGAAAGAAAGATCCATTTGCCCGAGGGGGTCACGCCGCTACCTGTGTTATTTCAGCAAGCGGGGTACTACACCTGCATCGGGAGCGGGCTGGACGGGGCCTCCGATCCACCTACGGCGAAGCGCAAGGCTCTCGGCAAGACGGATTACAACTTCGAACACGATCTTTCCATGTACGATGCAAGTGATTGGCGGAACCGCCAGCCGGAGCAACCGTTCTTCATGCAAGTGCAATTGGCGGGTGGGAAGCTTCGAGGGGGAACCGATGCGTCGGCGACTCGATTTGCCGAGCAGGCGGCCAAGGAATTTGGTCGGTCGGTGGATCCCCAAAGTGTCGAACTGCCTCCTTACTATCCACGCGATCCAGTTCTTCTTCGCGACTGGGCTGCTTATTTGGATTCGGTTCGTATGACCGATTTGCATGTGGGTAAAGTCATCGAGAGATTGAAGCGCGAGGGAATCTACGAGAATACTTGGATTGCTTTCATGACCGATCACGGGATCAGTCATGCGCGAGGCAAGCAGTTTTTATACAACGAAGGGACGCATGTACCTTTGGTGATCCGGGGCCCGGGCGTTGCGGCGGGGAAGATCCGTGAGGACTTGGTCGAGCACATCGACTTGGCCGCGACCAGTTTGCGCGTGGCAGGGATTGGATTGCACGCGTCGATGCAGGGTGAGGATTTGTTGAGCGAGAGCTATGAGCCGAAAGATGCAGTCTTTGCAGCCCGCGACCGCTGCGACGAGACCGTGGAGCGGATTCGGAGCGTCAGGACGGATCGGTATTTGTACATTCGAAACTACCATCCCGAGCGACCTCACTTGCAGCCCAATGCTTACAAGGACGGCAAGTCGATCGTCAAGACTCTTCGGAGGTTGCATGAGGCGAAGGAGTTGAGCGCGCTTAGCGAGCGGTTGTTGTTTTCACCCACCCGTCCTGCTGAGGAGTTGTATGCGTGGCGGGAGGATCCTTGGCAGTTGACCAATCTCGCGGGGGATTCCCGTTATCGATCGGAGTTGGAGGGGCATCGAGCGCGTTTGGATCGATGGATTGTGGAGACAGGGGATCGCGGAGCCGAGTCGGAGCAGATGTATGACTCGGACATGGCGGTCTATGTGGGGAAGGGGAATCCCGTGGTCGAGGAGAATATCCGCCTCATGAAACAGTGGAGAGCGGAGGGAAAGTAG
- a CDS encoding low molecular weight protein-tyrosine-phosphatase, which produces MESRIVSVQFVCLGNICRSPAAQGVMEDLIRTRGLADRFAVDSAGTAGYHIGRPPDTRMLASAKKRGYELASRAKQFEKSHIRSRTLILAMDRENLRDILAMAEGVPTHIQLFSDYLDGSWPRDVPDPYYGGEEGFEYVLDMLETGCPRVLEALQKKISHSF; this is translated from the coding sequence ATGGAAAGTCGGATCGTTTCGGTACAGTTTGTATGTTTAGGCAATATCTGTCGTTCGCCGGCCGCTCAAGGGGTGATGGAGGACTTGATCCGGACACGGGGTTTGGCCGATCGGTTCGCGGTCGATTCGGCGGGGACTGCCGGGTATCACATCGGCCGGCCGCCCGACACGCGCATGTTGGCGTCCGCGAAGAAGCGAGGGTACGAGTTGGCGAGCCGAGCGAAGCAGTTCGAGAAATCGCATATCCGGTCACGGACGCTCATCTTGGCGATGGATCGGGAGAATTTGCGAGATATTTTGGCGATGGCGGAAGGAGTCCCGACTCACATTCAGCTCTTCAGCGATTATCTCGATGGCTCGTGGCCTCGCGACGTGCCCGATCCTTACTATGGAGGCGAGGAAGGCTTTGAATATGTGCTCGATATGTTGGAGACGGGATGTCCGAGGGTATTGGAAGCGCTTCAAAAAAAGATCTCACATTCTTTCTAG
- a CDS encoding methyltransferase family protein, translated as MLLELPYRAAILILLGIAIASIVPAKRASSTNSRREDQPRDTIGFFLAIQSCTLLLVASTAAYMIYPTSVAWASLPIPSLVRWVGMLVGLPAIALFIWSLRHLGKSLTGTASVRSGGELVTSGPYHWVRHPYYVATAGLMTGVCLLAANGLLALGCALLLVLLAARLPQEEQALREAYGERYAKYAEQTGRFFPRVTKR; from the coding sequence ATGCTGCTAGAGCTTCCCTATCGCGCTGCAATCCTAATCCTTCTTGGCATAGCGATCGCTAGCATAGTCCCTGCCAAACGAGCTTCGTCGACTAACTCGCGGAGGGAAGACCAACCGCGGGATACGATTGGGTTCTTCCTTGCAATTCAATCCTGCACGCTCCTGTTGGTCGCATCCACAGCAGCGTACATGATCTACCCCACATCGGTCGCGTGGGCGTCTCTTCCGATTCCATCTCTCGTTCGCTGGGTTGGCATGCTCGTTGGGCTACCCGCCATTGCACTTTTCATCTGGTCGCTTAGACATCTTGGCAAAAGCTTAACGGGCACTGCGTCGGTTCGATCGGGCGGGGAGCTGGTCACATCAGGTCCCTACCATTGGGTGCGACACCCTTACTATGTGGCTACCGCGGGCCTAATGACCGGCGTCTGCCTGCTTGCCGCCAACGGACTCCTCGCACTCGGCTGCGCCCTCCTACTCGTTTTGCTGGCCGCTCGATTACCGCAAGAGGAACAAGCACTGCGAGAAGCATACGGAGAACGCTATGCAAAATATGCGGAACAAACCGGCCGCTTCTTTCCGAGAGTCACAAAGCGGTAA
- the recA gene encoding recombinase RecA, whose amino-acid sequence MESIYKREPGLKTTLQQIEKQFGEGSIMPLGGESQLKIEGINTGSLSLDMALGGVGIPRGRIIEIFGPESSGKTTVSLHICAQAQKAGGIAAIIDAEHAFDPSWGKKLGVELDTLLVSQPSSGEEAMQITEMLVKSNAVDVIVIDSVAALVPRQELEGEIGDSHVGLQARLMSQSMRKLTGAIARSKTAVIFINQIREKIGGMSYGSPETTPGGRALKFYASCRIDVRRIGQLKDGEEVVGQRVKVKIVKNKVAPPFRIAEFDMMHNCGISYEGDLLDLGTAHKILSRSGAWYKYGETYIGQGKEKARNFLVDNKDVATEIRDAILACGGYTGPEGKPEAGDDVDEGVADS is encoded by the coding sequence ATGGAGAGCATCTACAAGCGCGAACCGGGATTGAAGACCACGCTGCAGCAGATCGAAAAGCAGTTTGGCGAAGGTTCGATTATGCCCCTCGGTGGTGAATCCCAGCTCAAGATCGAGGGAATCAATACCGGATCTTTGTCGCTAGATATGGCGCTCGGTGGGGTCGGGATCCCTCGGGGGCGAATCATTGAGATCTTTGGCCCGGAGTCGAGCGGTAAGACTACAGTATCGCTTCATATCTGCGCCCAAGCTCAAAAGGCAGGTGGCATCGCGGCGATCATCGACGCCGAGCACGCGTTCGACCCGAGTTGGGGAAAGAAACTAGGTGTCGAGCTCGACACGCTGTTGGTGAGTCAGCCCAGCAGTGGCGAAGAAGCGATGCAGATCACGGAGATGCTTGTAAAGAGCAACGCCGTCGATGTTATTGTCATCGACTCGGTCGCTGCTTTGGTTCCCCGGCAAGAATTGGAGGGGGAGATTGGCGATAGCCACGTCGGATTGCAAGCTCGATTGATGAGCCAGTCGATGCGGAAGCTCACCGGTGCAATCGCTCGTTCTAAGACGGCGGTGATCTTTATTAACCAAATTCGGGAGAAGATCGGGGGAATGTCCTATGGCAGTCCTGAGACGACCCCTGGCGGGCGTGCGCTCAAGTTCTATGCGTCGTGTCGAATCGATGTTCGCCGCATTGGGCAATTGAAGGATGGCGAGGAAGTCGTCGGCCAGCGCGTGAAGGTCAAGATTGTGAAGAACAAGGTTGCGCCTCCGTTCCGGATCGCCGAGTTCGACATGATGCATAACTGCGGCATCAGCTACGAAGGAGATTTGCTGGACTTGGGGACAGCCCACAAGATCCTTTCGCGGAGTGGTGCTTGGTACAAGTACGGCGAGACTTACATCGGTCAAGGAAAAGAGAAGGCCAGAAACTTCTTGGTTGACAACAAAGATGTCGCGACCGAGATCCGCGATGCGATTTTGGCTTGCGGTGGCTACACCGGTCCGGAAGGAAAACCGGAAGCGGGCGACGATGTGGACGAGGGAGTCGCCGACTCCTGA